Proteins co-encoded in one Aerococcaceae bacterium DSM 111021 genomic window:
- the gmk gene encoding guanylate kinase — protein MSDTRGLLIVLSGPSGVGKGTVRAAIFKNNIYNYVYSVSATTRQMRPGEVDGVDYYFTSREEFEELIEEDALLEHAEYVGNYYGTPIRAIEDNLSKGYDVFLEIEVQGAMKVRERMPDGIFIFLAPPNLNELESRITGRGTDNQEIIYERMQKAREEIDMMKHYDYVVVNDEVDCAVNKVNGIIQSEHLKVSRVVDQIKLQIHNYFQKGE, from the coding sequence ATGAGTGACACAAGAGGTTTATTAATTGTATTATCTGGCCCGTCCGGAGTAGGAAAAGGAACAGTAAGGGCTGCAATTTTTAAGAACAATATATATAATTATGTATATTCAGTATCAGCTACGACTCGCCAAATGAGACCAGGTGAAGTAGATGGTGTCGATTATTACTTTACCTCACGTGAGGAGTTTGAGGAATTAATAGAAGAAGATGCATTGCTTGAACATGCAGAATATGTTGGGAATTATTATGGAACGCCTATCCGAGCTATCGAGGATAACTTGTCTAAAGGCTACGATGTTTTTTTAGAGATTGAAGTTCAAGGAGCGATGAAAGTTAGAGAAAGAATGCCCGATGGTATATTTATTTTTCTAGCTCCACCAAATCTGAATGAATTAGAATCTAGAATCACAGGTCGCGGTACTGATAATCAAGAAATTATTTATGAACGTATGCAAAAAGCTCGTGAAGAGATTGATATGATGAAACATTACGACTATGTAGTTGTTAATGACGAAGTCGATTGTGCAGTCAACAAAGTAAATGGTATAATACAAAGTGAGCATTTAAAAGTTTCTAGAGTAGTAGATCAAATTAAATTACAAATACATAATTATTTTCAAAAAGGGGAGTAA
- the priA gene encoding primosomal protein N' produces MIVKVVVDIPAKQVNRSFDYAVPLDWESAIKLGSRVQVPFGNMKRTGFVVDIVQDTEFNGKLKPIHAIMDYDVFLNDELIELSDYLANYLQCFRISVLQAMLPSLLKAKYNAVTIIHDPAQFKERVGDWYQNQATIDRKDLEDRVSPNVISQLKKDNIISIDYRVIDQTTQKTKTMIKPNLNKDEFIKTLETINKRSFKQKAILEYFINHDAIESIEKSVLMNELQLSNATIRSAIEKEWITTQEEVVYRDPLKDLDFQASKSKILLPEQQNAYDVISKSVDARKPDTYLIEGVTGSGKTEIYLQLMDRALKHGKSALLLVPEISLTPQMVERVVSRFQTGVAVLHSGLSITEKYDEWQRIIKGEAKIVVGARSSIFAPIENIGIIIIDEEHETTYKQSDNPRYHARDVAIWRSKYHNAPLILGSATPSLESRARAQVGNYHLIHLETRVNQKPMPPVEIIDMTQVTLRATANELSPELIEKIQDRLDKNEQIVLLQNRRGYASYLLCRECGFIMQCPRCDISLTYHKFDNQMKCHYCDYYEPLPSNCPSCQSAHIRTHGIGTQKVAETLEEIFPEARVTRMDNDTTRRKGQHQKLLAEFSSGRSNILLGTQMIAKGLDFENVTLVGVINADTALNLPDFRASERTFQLLTQVSGRTGRGRLAGEVVIQTYNPEHYVIQFAQTHDYENFFRFEMKRRHLTNYPPYYFTTLVTVSSKHQGKASQMAYDLKAKLYNPVLEKKEQLYIIGPNRNNIAKINNYYYFNLLIKYKDKTTIQKQLDDILNDTQHKATQGVYVNIDHEPQYFS; encoded by the coding sequence ATGATAGTGAAAGTAGTTGTTGATATACCTGCTAAACAGGTGAATCGCTCATTTGATTATGCGGTTCCGTTAGACTGGGAATCAGCAATCAAACTAGGTAGCCGAGTTCAAGTACCTTTCGGTAATATGAAGCGAACTGGGTTTGTAGTAGATATCGTTCAAGACACAGAGTTCAACGGCAAACTCAAACCCATTCACGCCATCATGGATTATGATGTATTCTTAAATGATGAATTGATAGAACTAAGTGATTACTTAGCCAACTATCTTCAATGTTTCAGAATATCAGTGCTGCAAGCTATGTTACCGAGTTTGCTAAAGGCGAAATATAACGCAGTTACAATAATACACGATCCAGCCCAGTTTAAAGAGAGAGTGGGAGATTGGTATCAGAATCAAGCCACAATCGATCGAAAAGATTTAGAAGATAGAGTTTCACCGAATGTTATCAGTCAATTGAAAAAAGATAATATTATATCAATTGATTATAGAGTGATAGATCAAACAACTCAAAAGACAAAAACAATGATTAAACCAAATTTGAATAAAGATGAATTTATTAAAACATTAGAAACTATCAATAAAAGAAGTTTTAAACAAAAAGCTATTTTAGAATACTTTATAAATCATGATGCTATAGAAAGTATTGAAAAAAGTGTGTTAATGAATGAATTACAACTTTCAAATGCAACAATAAGATCAGCAATTGAAAAAGAATGGATAACAACACAAGAAGAAGTTGTATACCGTGATCCACTAAAAGATTTAGACTTTCAAGCAAGTAAGTCAAAAATACTATTACCTGAGCAACAAAATGCTTATGATGTGATTAGTAAAAGTGTGGATGCTAGAAAACCTGATACATATCTAATCGAAGGTGTTACAGGAAGTGGGAAAACGGAGATATACTTACAGTTAATGGATAGAGCTTTAAAACATGGGAAGTCTGCTTTATTGCTTGTTCCAGAAATTTCATTAACACCACAAATGGTGGAGCGAGTTGTAAGTCGGTTTCAAACAGGAGTTGCAGTTTTACATTCTGGTTTATCGATAACCGAAAAATATGATGAATGGCAACGTATTATTAAAGGTGAGGCAAAAATTGTTGTAGGTGCTAGATCGTCTATTTTTGCGCCCATAGAAAATATTGGAATCATCATCATAGATGAAGAACATGAAACAACATATAAACAATCCGATAATCCCCGTTACCATGCTAGAGACGTAGCTATTTGGCGTAGCAAGTATCACAACGCCCCACTAATTCTTGGTAGTGCCACACCTTCGTTAGAGAGTCGAGCACGAGCTCAAGTTGGAAATTATCATTTGATACACTTAGAGACAAGAGTCAATCAGAAGCCAATGCCACCAGTGGAAATTATTGATATGACTCAGGTCACATTGAGAGCAACGGCAAATGAATTATCTCCCGAGCTTATTGAGAAAATACAAGATCGTTTGGACAAAAATGAACAAATTGTTCTGTTACAAAACCGACGGGGTTATGCATCATACTTACTTTGCCGTGAATGTGGATTTATTATGCAATGTCCTCGATGTGACATTTCATTAACGTATCATAAATTCGATAATCAAATGAAATGCCACTATTGTGATTATTATGAACCCTTACCATCTAATTGTCCAAGTTGTCAATCTGCTCATATTCGAACACACGGTATCGGTACTCAAAAAGTTGCTGAAACCTTGGAAGAGATTTTCCCCGAAGCAAGAGTTACTCGAATGGATAATGACACAACACGAAGAAAAGGTCAGCATCAAAAGTTGTTAGCCGAGTTTTCTTCAGGACGATCGAATATTCTTCTTGGAACTCAAATGATTGCAAAAGGGCTAGATTTTGAAAATGTAACCCTAGTTGGAGTTATTAATGCTGATACAGCGCTGAATCTACCTGATTTTAGAGCGAGTGAAAGAACATTCCAATTATTAACTCAAGTAAGCGGGCGGACAGGACGAGGGCGATTGGCTGGGGAAGTTGTGATACAAACATACAATCCGGAACATTATGTCATTCAATTTGCTCAAACCCATGATTATGAGAATTTTTTCCGTTTTGAGATGAAAAGACGACATTTGACAAATTACCCACCATATTATTTTACTACTTTGGTGACAGTGTCGAGTAAGCATCAAGGGAAAGCAAGCCAGATGGCATATGATTTAAAAGCAAAATTATATAACCCTGTCCTTGAAAAGAAGGAACAATTGTATATTATTGGGCCAAACCGCAATAATATCGCTAAAATTAATAATTATTACTATTTTAATTTACTTATAAAATATAAAGATAAAACAACGATTCAAAAGCAATTAGACGATATATTAAATGACACACAGCACAAAGCGACACAAGGTGTATATGTGAATATTGATCACGAACCACAGTACTTTAGTTAG
- a CDS encoding Stp1/IreP family PP2C-type Ser/Thr phosphatase, protein MQISLHSSVGKQRKSNQDYADYYKSDYNQYLFVLCDGVGGHQAGEVASELTTKYLGEQFKLLTKELTKEDASQWIGQAIEDVNTYLYEESLKNRQLEGMGTTLVVSLITNEFVLIAHVGDSRAYVFNDGELIQKTEDHSLVNELIRSGEITEEEGNLHPQRNVVTQSIGVTPDVGYELLELPLEEVENLMLCSDGLTNMVSHQEIVGFFQQSEDVEQLAVSLINAANEAGGRDNITIIIVGDVASLSIEDGEMA, encoded by the coding sequence ATGCAAATATCGCTCCATTCGAGCGTAGGTAAACAACGTAAGTCAAATCAAGATTATGCTGACTATTATAAATCAGATTATAATCAATATTTATTTGTCTTATGTGATGGAGTTGGCGGTCATCAAGCAGGTGAAGTCGCTAGTGAACTTACGACAAAATATTTAGGTGAGCAATTTAAACTACTCACTAAAGAGTTAACAAAAGAAGATGCATCTCAATGGATTGGACAGGCTATTGAAGATGTTAATACTTATCTATATGAAGAATCATTAAAAAATAGACAGCTTGAAGGTATGGGAACAACGTTAGTTGTTTCATTAATTACAAATGAATTTGTCTTAATTGCGCACGTTGGGGATAGTCGTGCTTATGTCTTCAATGACGGGGAATTAATTCAAAAAACAGAAGATCACTCTTTAGTGAATGAATTAATCCGATCTGGTGAGATAACGGAAGAAGAAGGGAATCTTCATCCTCAACGTAATGTTGTTACTCAATCAATCGGAGTGACACCAGATGTAGGTTATGAGTTGTTAGAATTACCACTTGAAGAAGTGGAAAATCTTATGCTTTGTTCAGATGGATTGACTAATATGGTTAGTCACCAAGAAATTGTAGGTTTTTTCCAACAATCCGAAGATGTTGAGCAACTAGCTGTATCATTAATCAATGCTGCAAATGAAGCAGGTGGTCGAGATAATATAACGATTATTATTGTCGGCGATGTAGCTTCGTTAAGTATTGAGGATGGTGAGATGGCATGA
- the rsmB gene encoding 16S rRNA (cytosine(967)-C(5))-methyltransferase RsmB — protein sequence MKIKQRSKKQLIKNLRWHSLVLLDKIENQNEFSNVAIDDFLKNTPLDERDNRLVVQIVYGVIQNKLTIDYYLAPYVSGKKLDDWVLTLLRASVYQLVYLDRIPSHAVVNEAVQIAKTNGHGGVGNFVNAILRRFTRTERLDIDDIENKTERLSVKYSISPWIVDYFLKHQTAQEVNELLESLQQVPFVSARVNTNKKSRKEVMESLYSEGFDTLESEISTVGIRSVNGNLIHSTAFKEGWLTIQDESSMLVAPLGHISGDEKILDACSAPGGKATHIATLLETGHLTALDLSEPKIKRVNEHMERLGLSERVTLKVEDAKKHEASDGQLYDTIYLDAPCSGLGLMRRKPEIKYDKTYQDVKDLSQIQTDLINHVSTLLKPGGKIIYSTCTMSYEENEEIVNSFLETHNNFMQSPITTEHDNVNADLITDEGNIRVWPQQFQTDGFFISRLVKKDTEDVD from the coding sequence TTGAAAATTAAACAACGAAGTAAAAAACAATTAATAAAAAATTTACGTTGGCACTCACTCGTTCTACTCGATAAAATTGAAAATCAAAATGAATTTTCAAATGTAGCGATAGACGATTTTTTAAAAAATACTCCTTTGGATGAACGTGACAATCGATTAGTCGTACAAATTGTATACGGGGTTATTCAAAATAAATTAACGATTGATTATTATTTAGCTCCTTATGTATCAGGTAAAAAACTTGATGACTGGGTATTGACTCTATTAAGAGCATCTGTATATCAATTGGTATACTTAGACCGGATCCCGAGTCATGCTGTAGTTAATGAGGCAGTTCAAATTGCTAAAACTAACGGCCATGGTGGAGTTGGGAACTTTGTTAATGCGATATTACGCCGATTTACTAGAACAGAACGTTTAGATATTGATGATATTGAGAATAAAACAGAACGATTAAGTGTAAAATACAGTATAAGTCCATGGATTGTAGATTACTTCTTAAAGCATCAAACAGCTCAAGAAGTGAATGAACTATTAGAGAGTTTACAACAAGTTCCATTTGTGTCTGCAAGAGTAAATACAAACAAAAAGTCTAGAAAAGAAGTTATGGAATCACTTTATAGTGAAGGATTCGACACTCTAGAAAGTGAAATTTCAACAGTTGGAATTAGATCTGTTAATGGTAATTTAATTCATTCCACTGCTTTTAAAGAAGGTTGGCTTACAATACAAGATGAATCATCTATGTTAGTAGCGCCACTAGGGCATATAAGTGGGGATGAAAAAATTCTAGATGCATGTTCTGCACCTGGAGGAAAAGCCACGCATATTGCTACGTTATTAGAGACGGGTCATCTGACTGCATTAGATCTTTCAGAACCCAAAATAAAGCGAGTCAACGAACATATGGAACGTTTAGGCCTATCTGAAAGAGTCACATTGAAAGTAGAAGATGCAAAAAAACATGAAGCATCTGATGGTCAATTATATGACACGATTTACTTAGATGCACCGTGCTCTGGGTTAGGTCTAATGAGACGTAAACCAGAAATTAAATATGATAAGACCTACCAAGACGTAAAAGATTTATCACAAATACAAACAGATTTAATTAATCATGTATCTACATTATTAAAACCAGGTGGAAAAATCATTTACAGTACTTGTACAATGTCTTATGAGGAAAATGAAGAAATTGTAAACTCTTTTTTAGAAACACATAACAATTTCATGCAGAGCCCTATTACAACTGAACATGATAATGTAAATGCTGATTTGATAACTGATGAAGGTAATATTCGAGTATGGCCACAACAATTTCAAACTGATGGATTTTTTATCTCTCGTTTAGTTAAAAAAGACACAGAAGATGTTGATTAG
- a CDS encoding methionyl-tRNA formyltransferase produces MHKIIFMGTPNFAVEVLDGLVKNPDLEVVAVVTQPDRPVGRKKVLKPTPVKELALEHDIKVFQPEKIRGSVEVEELKALNADLIITAAYGQFVPVDLIEAPKYGAINVHASLLPKYRGGAPIHYAIWNGDKETGISIIYMTKKMDAGDILSQHAIEIKATDDVGGLFESLAVIGKELLLETLPALFDGTIQATPQVEEEVVFSPTISKEQEQIDWSLTAQEVDNHVRAFRPFPSTYTILDGNRVKIWGGKPVNYLGNTVEIGKVVAVENNMIIVQCGNETYYGINEWQESGKKRLSIEQWLNGNKPEDIIDSVFENKK; encoded by the coding sequence ATGCATAAAATTATATTTATGGGAACACCCAACTTTGCCGTCGAAGTACTAGACGGATTAGTTAAAAATCCAGACCTTGAGGTTGTTGCAGTTGTTACGCAACCAGACAGGCCTGTCGGGCGTAAAAAAGTTTTAAAGCCAACGCCTGTGAAAGAATTAGCGCTTGAACATGACATAAAAGTCTTCCAACCTGAAAAAATAAGAGGGTCAGTAGAAGTTGAAGAGTTGAAAGCATTAAATGCTGATTTGATTATTACAGCGGCATATGGTCAATTTGTACCTGTTGATTTAATTGAAGCACCTAAATATGGTGCGATTAATGTCCATGCGTCTTTATTACCCAAATACCGTGGTGGTGCACCAATCCATTACGCTATTTGGAATGGAGATAAAGAGACAGGAATTTCAATTATTTATATGACTAAGAAGATGGATGCTGGAGATATTCTATCTCAACATGCAATTGAAATTAAAGCCACAGATGATGTAGGTGGGTTGTTTGAGTCCCTAGCAGTTATAGGGAAAGAATTACTATTAGAGACACTACCAGCATTATTTGACGGTACCATTCAAGCAACACCTCAGGTCGAGGAAGAAGTTGTATTCTCACCAACAATTAGTAAAGAACAAGAACAAATTGATTGGAGTCTTACTGCTCAAGAAGTTGATAATCACGTCCGGGCGTTTAGACCATTCCCCTCAACTTATACAATCTTAGACGGAAATCGCGTTAAGATTTGGGGTGGGAAGCCTGTAAACTACCTAGGTAATACGGTTGAGATTGGTAAAGTAGTAGCAGTCGAGAATAATATGATTATTGTTCAATGTGGCAATGAAACATATTATGGAATAAATGAATGGCAAGAAAGTGGAAAAAAACGACTTTCAATTGAACAATGGTTGAATGGAAATAAGCCAGAGGATATAATAGATAGCGTATTCGAAAATAAAAAATGA
- a CDS encoding DNA-directed RNA polymerase subunit omega, with amino-acid sequence MMLYPSVDKLVEQVPSKYSLIILASKRAHEMQLHKHEMLDSYEAIKPVGRALEEVVSGDLQIKEQ; translated from the coding sequence ATGATGTTATATCCGTCAGTTGATAAATTAGTCGAACAAGTACCATCAAAATATAGCTTAATCATCTTAGCTAGTAAACGAGCACATGAAATGCAATTACATAAACATGAGATGTTAGATTCATATGAAGCTATCAAACCAGTAGGAAGAGCGTTAGAAGAAGTTGTTTCTGGCGACTTACAAATCAAAGAACAATAA